CGAAGGCCTGGCGGTGTCGCTGCACGAACCACGCGGTGTACGCGGTGTGCGTGCGGTCGGGCAGCTCGGGGGGCGGGTGGTTCCAGTACGCCCGCTGGTACAGCTTGCCCACGTCGTGGAGTAGGCCCGCGAGGGCCGCTTCATATACCGGATCCGGCATATCCTTTTCCAGGAATAGCACGGGCGCGGCGGACGGCACGTGCGGTGGCGCACACCGCGGGCTTCGTAACCCCCTGAGGCGCTAGGAAGCGCGGCGCCGTCCGGTATGGCCGGGGAGTGCTCGTTCCGGAGGGAATCGAGGCAAGGACGGCGCTGCAACGAGCTTTATAGAATGCACTTATGCAACAAGGAGAAGTACCCCAGGTGCTGATCGCCACCGTAGGGCAGACCCCGGACCCCGTGCTCGCCAGCCTCATGGAGCACGCCCCGGACGGCGTGATCTTCATCGCGAGCCAGGACAGCCACCCCACGGCCGCCCTGATCCTCTCGGAGTTCAAGCGCGAACTCAAGCACCACACGATCCTCATCGAGGAACCCGAGTCCCTCACCGAAAGCTACCAAGCGGCCCGCAAAGCCCTCAAAAAAGCCAAGGAGTGGGAGGCCCGCGTCATCCTCGCGGAGATCACCGGCGGCACGAAACCCATGATCGCGGGCCTGGCCCTCGCCCTCACCGGCCAAGGCGTGACCTTCAGTTACGTGGGCGGCACCCGGCGCGACGAGGCCGGCCGCGTGGTGAGCGGACACGAAAAAATCCGCCTCCTCGAGGACCCCACCACCCGCTACTACACCCAGGAATGGAGCGCGTTCCGCCAAGCCTGGAACGCCGGGCGCATGCTCGAGGCTCAAGCGTGGCTCGAGCGCATCCTTTCGCGTCCCCTCACGCCTTCGGAGGAACGGTTTCACCGGCACCTCCTCGGGATCACGCGCGGCATGGACGCCTGGGACCGGTTCCAGCACGCGGAGGCCCTGGAGCGCTTCCGCGCGCACCTCGAGCCGGCCCTCGCCGTTGCGGAGGCCTGGCATCACGGCGCGAAGGTCCGGGTCCTCACGGCGCTCGAGGCGGCCCAGGGCTTCCTGGAGCGCATCGTGCAGGCCAAGGGGAAGCCTGTCCCGGAGTTGTTGCAGGACCTCCTCGCGAACGCGGAGCGACGCGCGCAGGCCGGGCGGTACGACGACGCGCTCGCGCGGCTGTACCGCGCGGTGGAGCTCGCCGCGGAGGTGGACTTGTACGAGCGGCACCAGCTTTGGCTTCGCAAGCCGGACGCTTGGCCGCAAGGCGTGCCGGAGTACCTGAAGGAACGCGCGCGGGGGATGCTGGGGCTTAAGGAGGTCCTGGATTTAGCGTTTGACCTGGACCTGCACTTTGGCGCGTCGGGCACGCTCGCACAGGTCCTGCGCGGCGATTACGAGCGGAAGCTCCGCCCCCTGCTGCAACGGCGGCACGAGAGCATCCTCGCGCACGGCACGCGCCCCGTGACCCGCGAGGATTACGAGAAGATGCGGGATTACCTGCACAGCCTGGGCCTCGAGCCGGCCCCGGAGTGGCCGAGGTGGTGAGCGTGAAGACGTTGGACGCACGCTGGGCGGCGTACAAGGCGATCCATCGGGAAAAAGGACAGGCCGAAGCGCAGCGGTACTACCGGGAGGAGGTCTGGCCGCTCGTGCGCGAGGCGTGGCGGGAACACCCGCGCGTCCCGGAGGAGATGCCGTCGTTCGCGGCTTCGATTCACACGCTGGGCAGGAGCCCTGAAGCAACGATCCTCGCGATCCTCGGGACTCGAGCCGCGAGAGCAGGTGGGGCGAAGCACCCATGATGGGGGCGCTCGGCCCGACGGGAAGCGGCAAGACCGTGATTGCCCTGTACCTCACGGCCCTTAAGGCCCTAGGGGGTGTGGAGTCAAAAATAATCTTAAGGGGAGTGTACTTAGAATAAACACAGTATGACCTGCCATAGCGGTGTAGAAACCTTACGGTTCCTCGGCCTGACCCTCCTGGCGTCCGCTTCGCTCCCCCGTCCTGTCCACCTGGTGCTGGACGCTCCCTGGGGCTTCGCCCTGTGGGGTTTGGCCCAGCTCCCGCGGCCCTGCCTCGACCTTAGCCGCAAGTACTCGGTGCTCCCGGGCCACCTGTTTGGTGTGGCCGGAATCATCGACACCCTCCTCGACGCCTACCTGCTCACTAGGGAGCCGATCTACCTTGCGCGGCTGGAGCGCCAGCTGGAGGGGCTGCGCACCCTCCACCTCTTCGAACCGTCCGTATGCGCCAGCCTCCTACCCCAGGGACGAACCCTGGAGGGATTGGCCGCCCCCGGTGAGGGTCTGCTGCGGGTCTCCTGCGACTTTGCGACCGGTTGCGCAGGGGTTCTGCGGGTGCTGCACCGGGTGGTGAATCCCGGCCCCGCCGACTTTATGCTGGATGAGGTGACGCCCGATGAGGACGTTATGGACCCTTCTGGAGGGGCGCAGGGGCGAATTCCTGCGCCTGCTGGCGGTTAGCAGCCTGGTGAGCGCGGCTGAGGCCCTGCTTCACCCGTTGATGCTCAAGTGGCTCTTCGACGAGGCCGTGGTCACGCAAGACTTCCGGCGCTTCGGGCTCCTGGGGCTCGCCTACCTCGCCGCGGGACTGAGCCTGATCGCCCTGTTCTGGGCCGTCTCGCTCTGGCAGAAGGCCTTCGTCAACCGGGTGGTGCTCGAGGTAGAGGGGCGGCTGCTAGCCAAGGCCCTCCGCCTCGACTGGCGAGACTTCAGCCGCGAGGGGGCCGGGGCCTTCGTGAGTCGGGTTCACCAGGACGTCCTCGAGGGGCTGGTCCCCGCGGTTTCTCTCCTGGTCGCCGTGGCCCGCCAGGCCCTGGCGGCCCTGGCCTTCCTGGGAGTGCTGCTGTACCTGTCGTGGCAGGCTACCCTGGCCCTGGCGATACTGGTCCCGCCGCTGCTGTGGGTGGCGCAGCGGGTCGGGACGAGGGTTCGCCGGGCCGCCGAGGACGAGCGGGAGGGGGAGGCCCGCTACCTCGAGGTCCTTTCCCAGTCGCTTAAGGCCTTCCGGGCCCTGCGCGGCCTACCCCGCCTCCTCCGTCCGACCCTGGCCGCCAATCGGGAAGCCCTGGGCACCTACCTTGACGACACCTACCGCAGCCACCGGCTGATGGAGGCCCAGCAGGCTTGGAGCGACGTGTTCATGAACCTAGCCAATACGCTCGCACTGATCGTGGGCGGCTACTTCGTGCTGGCCCGCGTGCTGAGCTTTGGCGGGTACCTAGCCTTCGTCAACGCCTTCTGGCGGGCGGTGGACAACACCTTTGCCCTGCTGCGTAGGGTGCCCGAGTTCCACCGTCACGCGCAGGTCCTTGAGCGCATCCACGGGCTGCTCTCCTCCGCACCCACCCCCTACGCGCAGCCGGCCGCCGAAGCCCGTCTCGAGGGGGTGCGGCTGGCTTATGCGGGCGGGGCCCTGCTGGAACTGCCGCAGGTGGAAATCCGTCCGGGTGAGCGCCTGCTGCTCGTGGGGCCCAACGGTGCGGGCAAGTCCACCCTGCTGCACGTGCTGTCGGGGTATCTAGCCCCCCAGGAGGGCGAGGTGAAGCTGCCCGCGCGGGTGGCCGCGCTCACCGCTCCCCCTGAACTGCCGCCCCTGACGGTGCGCGAGCTGGTCCCCGACGCCAGGCTCCGCCGGGAACTGGGGCTGGAGGGCCTGGAAGACCACCGCCCGGAGGCCCTGTCCTCGGGGCAGCGGCAGAGGGCCGCCATCGGCGCGCTGTTGTGCGAGGAGGCCGACCTCTACCTCCTGGACGAACCCTTGGCCAATCTGGATCCTGAGAGCCGTGAGGGGGTACTCGACCTCATCCTGCGCCGGACCGCGGGAAAGGCCCTGGTTGTGGTGCTGCACGGGGACGAAGCGCTGCACAACCGCTTCGATCGGGTGGTGGAGCTGGCGGGCCCGCAGGTGCCGGATCCCCGGTAGCGGCCGTGTTTAAATGCCGCTACGTGCGCCAGCGCTTTACGGAGCTCGCTTGGGGAAAAGGTGACCGAGCACCTTGCTCCAAACGCCTGATTGAGGGGCACCCGATCACGTCCGGCATCGTGCGGGCGGCCTCCTCGAGGCGCCGCTGGGACACGTGGACGTAGACCTGGGTGGTACTGATGGAGCTGTGCCCCAGAAGCTCCTTCACCTCGTTAATCCCCCGGCCCGCCTCCACCAGGGCGCTGGCGTAGGAGTGGCGGAGCTTGTGGGGGGTGATCCGGTGCCAGTCCTCGAGGCCCGCCCGCCGGGCCACCGCTTCACCATGGCCTCCACGGAGCGGGCCGAGAAGGGCTTCCCCCGGTTGGGCCTGGAGGTGTGGCTCCAGATGTAGGGGTTCGTGGGAGCTCCTCCAAGTTCCGGTGCTTCAGCCACTGGTAGCGGGCCCGCTGGGCCGTGGGGGAGAGGACCATCACCCGCTTCTTGTCCCCCTTGCCCCAGACCCGGATGGCGTGGGGGATCCCGTCCTGGTAGGTGATGTCCGAGTAGGTGAGGTCCAGGGCCTCGGAGAGGCGCAGGCCCGTGCCGTAGAGGAAGGCCAAAAGGGCCCAGTCCCGGAGGCCCACCCGGGAGGAGCGGTTCTTGTAGGCGGCCTCGAGCGCCTGCGCGGCGTGGAAGGCATCGCTACCCGCACGTACTTTGAGGGACTCGCGAGTGGATTGGGGCCGTACGGGTTTGGGGGGCGTTCTCGCCGCCCGCCTCGGGACGCGCCGAACGCGGCGCTTTCGTACGGGTACGCGTTACTCCTGGCGCGGGCGTGGTTGGCGGTGGTGCTGGCGGGGCTTCACCCGGAGGTGGGGTTCTTGCACGTGGAAGGCCGGCGGAACCCTGCGCTGGCCTTGGACCTCATGGAGGAATTCCGGGTGCCTGTGGTGGACGTGACGGTACTCCGGGCGTTTCAGGAGGGGGTGCTGGACCCCGCGCAGCATTTTGAGGCGCGTGGCGGGGGCGTGTACTTGAACGAGGGGGGACGCAAGCGCTTGGTTCGGGTGCTGGCGCACCGCCTGAACCAGGAGGTGCGCCACCCGGATGGTTCTAAACGCACGACCTACGCGGGAATGATCGCGTACCAGGGCGTGCGCCTAGCGGCAGCGGTGGAGGGCCGCCGCGCCTACCACCCGTTCTTCTTGGAGGCGTCACGGTGAGGAAAGGCGTGCTTTACACGGTAACGTACGACGTTCCGGATGACAGAAGGCGCGTCAAGATCGCGAACCTCCTCAAGAGCTACGGGGAACGCGTGCAGCTTTCCGTCTTCGAGTGCTGGTTGAACGCGAGTGAGGTGGAGGCCTTGAAACAACGGCTGGAGCGGGTGATGGAGCCCTCGGAGGACAGCGTGCGGATCTACTCGGTTCGGGGGGCGGTGCAGGTCTTGGGGGTCGGAAAGATTACGGAAGAAGAAAACGCATTTATTGTTTGAAAATTCGCGGGAATCGTGTAATATTTTGAGGGTAGGCGCGGGCTTCACCCCGCACGGACCTTGAAAACGCGGGCTTTAGCGTCAGGGACGGGATTAACGCGATGTTGCATGCTCCGCTAATTCCGAGCTATCCACAGAGGATTGCCTGTGGATAACTGGGGGGGTGTCTAAAACGCCCTCAAAAACCCCGTCCAGGACGGGCCTCCGAAACGGCAGAGTTGCAAAAAGGTCAGCCTCGTAAGGGGATTGCAACCAGGTCCTCCCGGGCCTCGGTGCGGGTCTCCACCCCCAGCACGTTGCAAAAAGGTCAGCCTCGTAAGGGGATTGCAACCACTTGGCAGGTCCTTCAGGAGCGTAATACTGCAACTCCTGAGTTGCAAAAAGGTCAGCCTCGTAAGGGGATTGCAACAAAAACCCTATTTCGGGAACCCACTAGTTGTAGACTCAGGGAAGACCAACCTCTGCAAATAACGATTCATAGGATTGGAACGGCAAACATGCACGATGACCACGAAAACAAACAAACGGACGAAGAGAAGAAACTCCACCAAGAACTAGAAGAAGCCCTGAAGGATCTCTACGAACTCATTGATCTCCGCGAAAGCATGTCTGGGGGAACCGTGACCATTGGGAAGAAGCCTCTTGGGAACTTCGCAGACCACCCCGAGATTCACGAAGCACACAGAACCCCCAAAAAGAACGAAAAGAACGAAGAAGAAGAAAGCTAAGCCCCGCACAAAAACCCACCTCCCCAAAAGGCCGCTGCAGCTCCGGCCTAAAAACGCGCTTCACGCGCCCCGCACCCCCTTAAGGAAGCGAAAGAAAGTATAATGCCCCCATGGGCATCCTTACCCGATACCTCGCCAAAGCCATGGAGCGCGCCCGGTACGATCTCCTAGCCGCGGGCCGCTATGCCGCCGACATCCCCGAGTTCTCCCTACACGTCGAAGCCAACAACCTCGAGGCCGCCCGCCACGCGCTCCAAGAAGCCCTGGAAGAACGCGTCCTTGAAAGCCTCCGCTTGGGTCTACCCCTCCCCGAACTGGACGGGCTCACCCTCGGCCCCACCACCCCCAAAGCCGAACGCTTCCGCCAACTTGTGCTCGAGCTTTGGCAAATGATCCAAGGCGAAGCGCCCCCAGAAGAAGCGCCCGAGGCGCCCCCGCCCCCCAAACGCGCGGGCCCCAACACCCTCGAGGAGTGGCTCGCCTCCCGCGGGA
This region of Marinithermus hydrothermalis DSM 14884 genomic DNA includes:
- a CDS encoding TIGR02710 family CRISPR-associated CARF protein, whose product is MQQGEVPQVLIATVGQTPDPVLASLMEHAPDGVIFIASQDSHPTAALILSEFKRELKHHTILIEEPESLTESYQAARKALKKAKEWEARVILAEITGGTKPMIAGLALALTGQGVTFSYVGGTRRDEAGRVVSGHEKIRLLEDPTTRYYTQEWSAFRQAWNAGRMLEAQAWLERILSRPLTPSEERFHRHLLGITRGMDAWDRFQHAEALERFRAHLEPALAVAEAWHHGAKVRVLTALEAAQGFLERIVQAKGKPVPELLQDLLANAERRAQAGRYDDALARLYRAVELAAEVDLYERHQLWLRKPDAWPQGVPEYLKERARGMLGLKEVLDLAFDLDLHFGASGTLAQVLRGDYERKLRPLLQRRHESILAHGTRPVTREDYEKMRDYLHSLGLEPAPEWPRW
- the cas2 gene encoding CRISPR-associated endonuclease Cas2 encodes the protein MRKGVLYTVTYDVPDDRRRVKIANLLKSYGERVQLSVFECWLNASEVEALKQRLERVMEPSEDSVRIYSVRGAVQVLGVGKITEEENAFIV
- a CDS encoding tyrosine-type recombinase/integrase encodes the protein MGLRDWALLAFLYGTGLRLSEALDLTYSDITYQDGIPHAIRVWGKGDKKRVMVLSPTAQRARYQWLKHRNLEELPRTPTSGATPPGPTGGSPSRPAPWRPW
- a CDS encoding tyrosine-type recombinase/integrase, giving the protein MARRAGLEDWHRITPHKLRHSYASALVEAGRGINEVKELLGHSSISTTQVYVHVSQRRLEEAARTMPDVIGCPSIRRLEQGARSPFPQASSVKRWRT
- the cas1 gene encoding CRISPR-associated endonuclease Cas1; its protein translation is MEGIATRTYFEGLASGLGPYGFGGRSRRPPRDAPNAALSYGYALLLARAWLAVVLAGLHPEVGFLHVEGRRNPALALDLMEEFRVPVVDVTVLRAFQEGVLDPAQHFEARGGGVYLNEGGRKRLVRVLAHRLNQEVRHPDGSKRTTYAGMIAYQGVRLAAAVEGRRAYHPFFLEASR
- a CDS encoding ABC transporter transmembrane domain-containing protein encodes the protein MRTLWTLLEGRRGEFLRLLAVSSLVSAAEALLHPLMLKWLFDEAVVTQDFRRFGLLGLAYLAAGLSLIALFWAVSLWQKAFVNRVVLEVEGRLLAKALRLDWRDFSREGAGAFVSRVHQDVLEGLVPAVSLLVAVARQALAALAFLGVLLYLSWQATLALAILVPPLLWVAQRVGTRVRRAAEDEREGEARYLEVLSQSLKAFRALRGLPRLLRPTLAANREALGTYLDDTYRSHRLMEAQQAWSDVFMNLANTLALIVGGYFVLARVLSFGGYLAFVNAFWRAVDNTFALLRRVPEFHRHAQVLERIHGLLSSAPTPYAQPAAEARLEGVRLAYAGGALLELPQVEIRPGERLLLVGPNGAGKSTLLHVLSGYLAPQEGEVKLPARVAALTAPPELPPLTVRELVPDARLRRELGLEGLEDHRPEALSSGQRQRAAIGALLCEEADLYLLDEPLANLDPESREGVLDLILRRTAGKALVVVLHGDEALHNRFDRVVELAGPQVPDPR